The following proteins are encoded in a genomic region of Leptospiraceae bacterium:
- a CDS encoding DNA-directed RNA polymerase subunit alpha, whose translation MSHKNLLKGFKRPKKIEYYTEVNTPNYGKFIAEPFERGFATTLGNSLRRTLMSSIEGSAISAIRIEGVTHEFSYIEGISEDVSRIILNLKQVRIKYEPEDKDMNKIIHIELKGAGYFKAGDLAVDSSIEIMNPDLLIATLNEDANLVMDIEIQRGKGYYPAEEKKKDIEVLGTIPIDSLFSPIQKVLFEISETRVAQRSDYEKLTLEIWTDGSISPEDALAQAAKILKEHLTIFINFEEEVEEEVDELDEADQKLKVALSKHVEELELSVRSLNILRSLEIDFVGDLVKRNEDEMTKSRHYSDECLNELKAKLATLGLSFGMRDF comes from the coding sequence TTGTCTCATAAAAATTTACTAAAAGGCTTTAAAAGACCAAAGAAGATAGAGTATTACACAGAAGTAAATACTCCTAATTACGGTAAGTTTATTGCAGAACCTTTCGAAAGAGGTTTTGCAACTACGCTTGGAAATTCTTTACGAAGAACTTTGATGTCGTCTATCGAAGGCTCTGCGATCTCTGCGATTCGAATCGAAGGGGTTACTCATGAGTTTTCTTATATAGAAGGCATTAGTGAGGACGTATCAAGAATCATACTGAACTTAAAACAAGTTCGTATTAAGTATGAGCCTGAAGACAAAGATATGAACAAAATTATTCATATCGAGCTTAAAGGTGCTGGATATTTTAAAGCTGGTGATTTGGCTGTTGATTCTTCAATTGAAATTATGAATCCAGATTTACTGATTGCGACTCTCAATGAAGACGCAAATTTAGTAATGGATATCGAAATTCAAAGGGGTAAGGGCTATTATCCAGCGGAAGAAAAAAAGAAAGATATCGAAGTTTTAGGAACTATTCCTATTGATTCCCTTTTTTCTCCTATTCAAAAAGTTTTATTTGAGATTTCTGAAACACGAGTTGCTCAGAGATCAGACTATGAAAAGTTAACCCTTGAAATATGGACAGACGGATCTATTTCTCCTGAAGATGCATTGGCACAGGCTGCTAAGATTCTAAAAGAGCACTTGACTATCTTCATTAATTTCGAAGAAGAAGTGGAAGAAGAAGTAGATGAGCTAGATGAAGCTGACCAGAAATTAAAGGTTGCATTATCTAAACATGTAGAAGAATTGGAATTATCCGTTCGTTCTCTAAACATACTAAGAAGTTTAGAGATTGATTTTGTTGGTGATTTAGTAAAAAGAAATGAAGATGAAATGACCAAATCAAGACATTACAGCGATGAGTGTCTTAATGAGTTAAAGGCAAAACTTGCTACTCTAGGATTGTCATTTGGTATGAGGGATTTTTAA
- the rpsK gene encoding 30S ribosomal protein S11, whose protein sequence is MEKETKESKDKKDKKEKKVKKVKKKEKKNVPRGKVYIQASFNNTIVTITDMAGNVLSWSSSGLMSFRGSKKSTPYAAQIAAGNAADKAIDAAGLKEVDVLVSGPGIGRESAIRSLASKGLAIKIIKDITPLPHNGCRPRKRRRV, encoded by the coding sequence ATGGAAAAAGAAACTAAAGAAAGTAAAGATAAAAAAGATAAGAAAGAGAAGAAAGTAAAAAAAGTAAAAAAGAAAGAAAAGAAAAACGTCCCTCGCGGGAAGGTTTATATTCAAGCTTCTTTCAATAATACGATTGTTACAATTACTGACATGGCAGGAAACGTATTATCCTGGTCATCTTCTGGACTTATGAGTTTTAGAGGATCTAAAAAATCTACTCCTTATGCGGCTCAAATTGCTGCGGGAAATGCTGCTGATAAAGCAATCGATGCAGCAGGATTAAAAGAAGTAGACGTATTAGTATCGGGACCTGGAATCGGAAGAGAATCTGCAATTCGTTCTCTCGCTTCTAAAGGACTCGCAATAAAAATCATAAAAGATATTACTCCTCTTCCGCATAACGGTTGCAGACCGCGCAAAAGAAGAAGAGTTTGA
- a CDS encoding FecR domain-containing protein, giving the protein MKKRIGFLILMHSVIYFAVGCKNSEPKAPEALVVSVIGDVTMGDKKVKNGDILRNKDSLRTGAKSICDLQVTGMDSDVTIRVKENSEFALGATVKNEVKNVQMKIMTGKVLVNSERLNSKNNLETITPTVVMGVRGTKYEVEIGKDSNGSVAVLDGKVASRVVIPEIENLPPEVRAKSATLRKLDSFLKEKELVLQTGNSTTVSKKQSETILKETGLGEVLKNADPSKLADDIDTKLSPEKLSEKTANISDKDLKPEVVQVSPEELEKRLKEYDEFKPVSKTAPAEPVVPEKEKEVEKPKPEPIQKKVEPKPQTNNITPVTPPEKKVEEVKVEPKKIEEPKVEEPKAVEKPENEMTAAEKKAEEEKAKVNLDSKSWGPEEKKMLWSEAKQKCESKNMRLPTKKELLQIYQSQGVFKDWQYINYWTSEEFVTESVFSGKKSKVWTIDMSNGEDTEVDKTENQQLISRCRKK; this is encoded by the coding sequence ATGAAAAAAAGAATAGGATTTTTGATTTTAATGCATTCGGTTATTTATTTTGCCGTAGGATGTAAGAATAGTGAGCCCAAAGCGCCGGAGGCATTGGTTGTTTCTGTGATCGGCGACGTAACAATGGGAGATAAAAAAGTAAAGAATGGAGATATTCTTCGAAACAAAGATTCATTGAGAACTGGCGCTAAGTCCATTTGTGATTTGCAAGTTACTGGAATGGATAGTGATGTGACAATACGAGTTAAGGAAAATTCCGAGTTTGCGCTCGGTGCTACTGTAAAGAATGAAGTAAAAAATGTGCAAATGAAAATTATGACAGGAAAGGTTCTAGTAAACTCGGAAAGATTAAATAGCAAGAATAATCTTGAGACAATCACTCCGACTGTCGTGATGGGTGTTCGAGGAACGAAGTATGAAGTTGAAATTGGAAAAGACTCAAATGGTTCTGTAGCAGTTCTGGATGGAAAAGTTGCCTCTAGAGTTGTAATTCCGGAAATCGAAAATCTTCCACCTGAAGTAAGAGCTAAGAGTGCGACTTTAAGAAAATTGGATTCTTTTTTAAAAGAAAAGGAACTTGTGTTGCAAACTGGAAATTCTACAACAGTTAGTAAAAAACAATCAGAAACAATTCTAAAAGAAACAGGACTTGGTGAGGTTCTAAAGAATGCAGATCCTTCAAAACTCGCTGATGATATTGATACGAAGCTTTCTCCTGAAAAACTTTCAGAGAAGACTGCAAATATTTCTGATAAAGACCTTAAGCCAGAAGTTGTGCAAGTATCTCCAGAGGAATTAGAAAAAAGATTAAAAGAATACGATGAATTTAAACCTGTAAGTAAAACTGCACCAGCAGAGCCTGTTGTTCCTGAAAAAGAAAAGGAAGTAGAAAAACCAAAGCCTGAGCCTATACAGAAGAAAGTGGAACCAAAGCCTCAAACGAATAATATTACTCCCGTTACTCCACCGGAAAAGAAAGTAGAAGAAGTTAAAGTGGAACCTAAAAAGATAGAAGAACCAAAAGTAGAAGAGCCTAAAGCTGTAGAGAAGCCAGAGAACGAAATGACAGCAGCAGAAAAAAAAGCTGAAGAAGAGAAAGCTAAAGTCAATTTGGATTCAAAGTCATGGGGACCGGAAGAGAAGAAAATGCTTTGGAGTGAAGCAAAACAAAAATGTGAATCTAAAAATATGCGACTCCCAACCAAGAAAGAACTACTACAAATTTATCAATCGCAGGGTGTATTTAAGGATTGGCAATACATCAATTATTGGACAAGCGAAGAGTTTGTTACGGAAAGTGTTTTCTCTGGAAAGAAATCAAAAGTTTGGACGATAGATATGAGCAATGGCGAAGATACAGAAGTCGATAAAACCGAAAATCAGCAGTTAATTTCGCGTTGCCGCAAGAAGTAA
- the rpsD gene encoding 30S ribosomal protein S4 has product MARYTGPVCKLCRREGLKLFLKGSRCLNKDKCSFEDRKNPPEPPPQKKGKISEYSTQLREKQKVKRIYGVLEKQFRDYFEKANHQEGITGENLLQLLERRLDNALYRMGFASSRAQSRNFIGHGHVLVNDHKVDIVSYQVKVGDKISFKEKLSKTDLMDQNIKLAQSLNRHPAWVSPDYTKFTGEIASLPAREHVDMPIKEQVIVELYSK; this is encoded by the coding sequence ATGGCAAGATATACAGGACCAGTTTGCAAACTTTGTAGAAGAGAAGGTTTAAAGCTTTTTTTAAAAGGCTCTAGATGCTTAAATAAAGATAAATGTAGCTTTGAAGACAGAAAAAATCCACCCGAACCTCCACCACAGAAGAAAGGAAAGATTTCAGAGTATTCTACTCAGCTTCGTGAAAAACAAAAAGTAAAAAGAATTTATGGAGTTCTTGAAAAACAATTCCGCGATTACTTTGAAAAAGCCAACCACCAAGAAGGTATTACAGGCGAGAATCTCTTACAGCTTCTTGAAAGAAGATTAGATAATGCTCTTTATAGAATGGGATTTGCATCTTCTCGAGCTCAGTCTAGAAATTTCATTGGTCATGGTCATGTATTAGTAAATGATCACAAGGTTGACATTGTGTCTTACCAAGTTAAAGTTGGAGATAAGATTTCTTTCAAAGAGAAATTATCTAAGACAGATTTAATGGATCAAAATATTAAATTAGCTCAGTCTTTAAACAGACATCCAGCATGGGTTTCTCCAGATTACACTAAGTTCACTGGCGAAATTGCAAGTCTGCCTGCTAGAGAGCATGTTGATATGCCAATTAAAGAGCAAGTGATTGTTGAGTTATACTCTAAATAA
- the rplQ gene encoding 50S ribosomal protein L17, with amino-acid sequence MNKGNKVKQLNRNHEHRHAMLNNMVTSLFKHERIESTVAKIKVVRSFAEKLISKAKKNIGDVKPEIALHNKREVMKKIKDRDVVVKLFEDIAPRFSGRAGGYTRIVRLVNRPSDNSEMGILELVERKSREELKEAKMAKSEALAAKKSAAKAARKSAPKATKDAKVVAAPKKEKAKKK; translated from the coding sequence ATGAACAAAGGTAATAAAGTTAAACAATTAAATAGAAATCATGAACATAGACATGCTATGTTAAACAACATGGTTACTAGTTTATTCAAGCATGAGAGAATTGAATCTACTGTTGCTAAAATCAAAGTAGTTCGTTCCTTTGCGGAGAAATTAATTTCTAAAGCAAAGAAAAATATTGGCGATGTAAAACCAGAAATCGCACTACACAATAAACGGGAAGTCATGAAAAAAATCAAAGACCGTGATGTTGTTGTAAAGTTATTTGAAGATATCGCTCCAAGATTTTCTGGTAGAGCTGGTGGATATACAAGAATTGTCCGCTTAGTGAATAGACCTTCTGATAATTCCGAAATGGGAATTCTCGAACTAGTTGAGAGAAAGTCTAGAGAAGAATTAAAAGAAGCAAAAATGGCAAAAAGCGAAGCTCTTGCAGCTAAGAAGTCTGCAGCTAAGGCAGCAAGAAAATCTGCTCCTAAAGCTACAAAAGATGCAAAAGTAGTAGCAGCACCTAAAAAAGAAAAAGCAAAAAAGAAATAA
- a CDS encoding ATP-binding protein, producing the protein MEEDNLSQNLQEFKSKHEFKKYVSISVILLLCSEVILGFCFNTFFSEIMEQKRKLAYTNAWNNYISQKLKFDFGQITGNIWWTSVWKNLKVGNTKQLEIAFNTDSSIRENYDLFTIYLEPNSDPVYSIQGAHNIESITPDTKLIQKLYNQQSYKHGRTQTIAELKDNRLFLISVSALCDDAGNPIYPGIAIFAYDLNKFLRLAEEVIPVSMEVKSGNPPTDIYHSFTIPNDLQLKEKYYIAIKPEYEIQTIIFEALALFITAQTLLSLSLFILIAPHYTQKKTAKLEEIIKATEQLNIELTQKIKELKIAQIDSKKSEAKYEHLVESSKDIIFSFDKNGFILTANNALVEFLGFKKEDLIGKFFLDMAYNPEKKIESLEKKLMMEKFEELKENHTSVSFDMTFGTKNNEPLQLGVKWEYVKLADDFVVFGKAYTVSEDSMLRYFEAENRRYVFNNYITLAEQISQRITSNLVKYMDIQEVFNVRICVREIIINSIEHGNLDIDYEMKTKLRTIRGEYFRFLQERQNDPKYKNRKVTVHYSLKSDRVSFLIKDEGKGFDHKKMLRDNADNANIHFLDHGRGIFMTKNTFDKIKYNNPGNKVLLIKFFKK; encoded by the coding sequence ATGGAAGAAGATAATTTAAGTCAGAATTTACAAGAATTCAAATCAAAGCATGAATTTAAAAAATATGTTTCCATCTCAGTAATTCTTTTACTATGTTCTGAAGTAATTTTAGGATTTTGTTTCAATACTTTTTTTTCTGAGATAATGGAGCAAAAAAGAAAACTAGCCTACACGAATGCCTGGAATAATTACATTTCGCAAAAGTTAAAATTTGACTTCGGGCAAATTACAGGGAATATCTGGTGGACTAGTGTTTGGAAAAATCTAAAAGTAGGCAATACAAAACAATTAGAAATTGCATTTAACACTGACTCAAGTATTAGAGAAAATTATGACCTCTTCACAATTTACCTCGAACCAAATTCTGATCCAGTCTATTCAATTCAAGGAGCTCACAATATTGAGTCCATTACCCCGGATACAAAACTCATTCAAAAGCTTTACAATCAACAAAGTTATAAACACGGCAGAACTCAAACAATCGCTGAGCTGAAAGACAATAGACTATTTCTAATTTCTGTATCTGCACTCTGCGATGATGCGGGTAATCCTATTTATCCTGGCATTGCAATTTTCGCTTATGATCTGAATAAGTTTTTAAGATTAGCAGAAGAAGTAATTCCAGTTTCAATGGAGGTTAAAAGTGGAAATCCTCCAACGGATATTTATCATAGCTTTACAATTCCAAACGATCTTCAATTAAAAGAAAAATATTATATTGCGATAAAGCCAGAATACGAAATTCAAACAATTATATTTGAAGCATTGGCATTATTCATCACAGCTCAAACATTATTGAGTTTGTCTCTTTTCATTCTTATCGCTCCTCATTACACCCAAAAGAAAACAGCCAAATTAGAAGAAATAATCAAAGCCACTGAGCAATTAAACATTGAATTGACACAGAAAATCAAAGAACTAAAAATTGCTCAGATAGACTCGAAAAAATCGGAAGCAAAGTATGAGCACTTAGTTGAAAGCTCTAAGGATATCATTTTTTCTTTCGATAAGAACGGCTTTATCCTTACTGCGAATAATGCACTTGTTGAATTTCTTGGATTCAAGAAGGAAGACTTAATTGGAAAATTCTTTTTAGACATGGCTTACAATCCTGAAAAGAAAATTGAATCTCTAGAAAAAAAACTCATGATGGAAAAATTTGAGGAATTGAAAGAGAACCATACAAGCGTATCCTTTGATATGACATTTGGGACTAAGAACAATGAGCCACTACAACTGGGAGTGAAATGGGAATATGTAAAACTAGCTGATGATTTTGTAGTCTTTGGTAAGGCTTATACTGTTTCTGAAGATTCTATGCTTAGATATTTCGAGGCAGAAAACCGAAGATATGTTTTTAACAATTATATCACACTCGCTGAACAGATTTCGCAAAGAATTACTTCTAACCTAGTAAAATACATGGATATACAAGAAGTATTCAATGTAAGAATTTGTGTGCGAGAAATCATCATTAACTCTATTGAACATGGAAACCTAGACATTGATTATGAAATGAAAACTAAATTACGCACCATTCGAGGGGAGTATTTTCGATTTTTACAAGAAAGACAAAACGATCCGAAGTATAAAAACAGAAAGGTTACTGTTCATTATTCCCTAAAATCAGACAGAGTTTCATTCTTGATTAAAGATGAAGGAAAAGGATTTGATCATAAAAAGATGTTGAGGGATAATGCTGATAATGCGAATATCCATTTTCTAGATCACGGTCGCGGAATTTTTATGACTAAGAATACATTTGATAAAATCAAATACAATAATCCAGGTAATAAAGTTCTCCTTATAAAATTCTTCAAGAAATAA
- the rpsM gene encoding 30S ribosomal protein S13 encodes MARFAGIDIPKDKRIVVGLTYVYGIGQSSSRKILAKAKISEDIKVKDLNDDQENLIRRVIEEEGYLVEGDLRSDINLNIKRLMDIGCYRGLRHRKGLPVRGQRTKTNARTRKGGKKTVANKKKVTK; translated from the coding sequence ATGGCAAGATTTGCTGGGATTGATATTCCTAAAGATAAAAGAATAGTAGTTGGATTAACTTACGTATATGGCATTGGCCAGTCCTCTTCTAGAAAAATTTTAGCGAAAGCTAAAATCAGTGAAGATATTAAAGTTAAAGACCTCAATGATGACCAAGAAAATTTAATCAGAAGAGTGATTGAAGAAGAAGGTTATTTAGTAGAAGGGGATCTTCGCTCTGATATTAACTTGAACATCAAGCGGTTAATGGATATCGGATGTTATCGTGGTCTTCGTCATAGAAAGGGTCTTCCTGTTCGCGGACAAAGAACAAAAACAAATGCAAGAACTCGTAAAGGTGGAAAGAAAACCGTTGCGAATAAAAAGAAAGTAACTAAATAG